A single region of the Mustela lutreola isolate mMusLut2 chromosome 2, mMusLut2.pri, whole genome shotgun sequence genome encodes:
- the WNT5A gene encoding protein Wnt-5a isoform X1 produces the protein MKKSIGILNPGVALGTAGSAMSSKFFLMALAIFFSFAQVVIEANSWWSLGMNNPVQMSEVYIIGAQPLCSQLAGLSQGQKKLCHLYQDHMQYIGEGAKTGIKECQYQFRHRRWNCSTVDNTSVFGRVMQIGSRETAFTYAVSAAGVVNAMSRACREGELSTCGCSRAARPKDLPRDWLWGGCGDNIDYGYRFAKEFVDARERERIHAKGSYESARILMNLHNNEAGRRTVYNLADVACKCHGVSGSCSLKTCWLQLADFRKVGDALKEKYDSAAAMRLNSRGKLVQVNSRFNSPTTQDLVYIDPSPDYCVRNESTGSLGTQGRLCNKTSEGMDGCELMCCGRGYDQFKTVQTERCHCKFHWCCYVKCKKCTEIVDQFVCK, from the exons ATGAAG aAGTCGATTGGAATATTAAACCCAGGAGTTGCTTTGGGGACGGCTGGAAGTGCAATGTCTTCCAAGTTCTTCCTAATGGCTTTGGCCATATTTTTCTCCTTCGCCCAGGTTGTAATAGAAGCCAATTCTTGGTG gTCGCTAGGTATGAATAACCCTGTTCAGATGTCAGAAGTATATATCATAGGAGCACAGCCTCTCTGCAGCCAGCTGGCAGGACTTTCTCAAGGACAGAAGAAACTGTGCCACTTGTACCAAGACCACATGCAGTACATTGGAGAAGGCGCGAAGACGGGCATCAAGGAGTGCCAGTATCAGTTCCGGCATCGGCGTTGGAACTGCAGCACCGTGGACAACACCTCTGTGTTCGGCCGGGTCATGCAGATAG GCAGCCGCGAGACGGCCTTCACGTACGCGGTGAGCGCCGCGGGGGTGGTGAACGCCATGAGCCGCGCGTGCCGCGAGGGCGAGCTGTCCACCTGCGGCTGCAGCCGCGCCGCGCGCCCCAAGGACCTGCCGCGGGACTGGCTGTGGGGCGGCTGCGGGGACAACATCGACTACGGCTACCGCTTCGCCAAGGAGTTCGTGGACGCGCGCGAGCGGGAGCGCATCCACGCCAAGGGCTCGTACGAGAGCGCGCGCATCCTCATGAACTTGCACAACAACGAGGCCGGCCGCAGG ACGGTGTACAACCTGGCCGATGTGGCCTGCAAGTGCCACGGGGTGTCGGGCTCCTGCAGCCTCAAGACGTGCTGGCTGCAGCTGGCCGACTTCCGGAAGGTGGGCGACGCCCTGAAGGAGAAGTACGACAGCGCAGCGGCCATGCGGCTCAACAGCCGGGGCAAGCTGGTGCAGGTCAACAGCCGCTTCAACTCGCCCACCACGCAGGACCTGGTCTACATCGACCCCAGCCCTGACTACTGCGTGCGCAACGAGAGCACGGGCTCGCTGGGCACGCAGGGCCGCCTGTGCAACAAGACGTCGGAGGGCATGGACGGCTGCGAGCTCATGTGCTGCGGCCGCGGCTACGACCAGTTCAAGACCGTGCAGACGGAGCGCTGCCACTGCAAGTTCCACTGGTGCTGCTACGTCAAGTGCAAGAAGTGCACGGAGATCGTGGACCAGTTCGTGTGCAAATAG
- the WNT5A gene encoding protein Wnt-5a isoform X2 has translation MSSKFFLMALAIFFSFAQVVIEANSWWSLGMNNPVQMSEVYIIGAQPLCSQLAGLSQGQKKLCHLYQDHMQYIGEGAKTGIKECQYQFRHRRWNCSTVDNTSVFGRVMQIGSRETAFTYAVSAAGVVNAMSRACREGELSTCGCSRAARPKDLPRDWLWGGCGDNIDYGYRFAKEFVDARERERIHAKGSYESARILMNLHNNEAGRRTVYNLADVACKCHGVSGSCSLKTCWLQLADFRKVGDALKEKYDSAAAMRLNSRGKLVQVNSRFNSPTTQDLVYIDPSPDYCVRNESTGSLGTQGRLCNKTSEGMDGCELMCCGRGYDQFKTVQTERCHCKFHWCCYVKCKKCTEIVDQFVCK, from the exons ATGTCTTCCAAGTTCTTCCTAATGGCTTTGGCCATATTTTTCTCCTTCGCCCAGGTTGTAATAGAAGCCAATTCTTGGTG gTCGCTAGGTATGAATAACCCTGTTCAGATGTCAGAAGTATATATCATAGGAGCACAGCCTCTCTGCAGCCAGCTGGCAGGACTTTCTCAAGGACAGAAGAAACTGTGCCACTTGTACCAAGACCACATGCAGTACATTGGAGAAGGCGCGAAGACGGGCATCAAGGAGTGCCAGTATCAGTTCCGGCATCGGCGTTGGAACTGCAGCACCGTGGACAACACCTCTGTGTTCGGCCGGGTCATGCAGATAG GCAGCCGCGAGACGGCCTTCACGTACGCGGTGAGCGCCGCGGGGGTGGTGAACGCCATGAGCCGCGCGTGCCGCGAGGGCGAGCTGTCCACCTGCGGCTGCAGCCGCGCCGCGCGCCCCAAGGACCTGCCGCGGGACTGGCTGTGGGGCGGCTGCGGGGACAACATCGACTACGGCTACCGCTTCGCCAAGGAGTTCGTGGACGCGCGCGAGCGGGAGCGCATCCACGCCAAGGGCTCGTACGAGAGCGCGCGCATCCTCATGAACTTGCACAACAACGAGGCCGGCCGCAGG ACGGTGTACAACCTGGCCGATGTGGCCTGCAAGTGCCACGGGGTGTCGGGCTCCTGCAGCCTCAAGACGTGCTGGCTGCAGCTGGCCGACTTCCGGAAGGTGGGCGACGCCCTGAAGGAGAAGTACGACAGCGCAGCGGCCATGCGGCTCAACAGCCGGGGCAAGCTGGTGCAGGTCAACAGCCGCTTCAACTCGCCCACCACGCAGGACCTGGTCTACATCGACCCCAGCCCTGACTACTGCGTGCGCAACGAGAGCACGGGCTCGCTGGGCACGCAGGGCCGCCTGTGCAACAAGACGTCGGAGGGCATGGACGGCTGCGAGCTCATGTGCTGCGGCCGCGGCTACGACCAGTTCAAGACCGTGCAGACGGAGCGCTGCCACTGCAAGTTCCACTGGTGCTGCTACGTCAAGTGCAAGAAGTGCACGGAGATCGTGGACCAGTTCGTGTGCAAATAG